A window of Zingiber officinale cultivar Zhangliang chromosome 5A, Zo_v1.1, whole genome shotgun sequence contains these coding sequences:
- the LOC121979843 gene encoding sinapine esterase-like has translation MVVPGSLPMGCCALYLNKFQVENQESYDPRTGCINWLNDFAIRHDRLLVEELQRRQRRHLEVTIMYADVYHATTGFKEPVLAACCGYDGGAYRLNATVPCGSEGSSVCSDPSKKIWWDGEHTTEAEGGY, from the exons ATGGTGGTTCCGGGGAGCTTGCCGATGGGTTGCTGCGCCTTGTACCTGAACAAGTTCCAGGTAGAAAACCAAGAGAGCTACGATCCCCGAACCGGGTGCATAAATTGGCTCAACGACTTCGCCATCCGCCACGACCGCCTGCTGGTGGAGGAGTTGCAGCGCCGTCAGCGCCGGCATCTGGAGGTAACCATCATGTACGCCGACGTCTACCACGCCACGACGG GATTCAAGGAGCCTGTTCTTGCGGCGTGCTGTGGATACGATGGCGGAGCCTACAGATTGAATGCGACGGTGCCGTGCGGCAGCGAAGGCAGCAGCGTTTGCAGCGACCCGTCGAAGAAGATATGGTGGGACGGGGAGCACACGACGGAGGCGGAAGGAGGCTATTAA